One part of the Streptomyces lienomycini genome encodes these proteins:
- a CDS encoding AAA family ATPase — translation MNAPYAQSPAAAPDATAPDASGDPARALLARLDGLRARVTALVEDRSGDDPTADDPLRGLYLSDEAVHHLLRTWPSGDDAGAAGAAEPGSGPARPGDRLAPLAGRARLTELDSTVLLVALAPDIDRTFEPLYGYLNNDVSRRRATVSLALELCGVPAHFQGARARFHASAPLRALGLLEVEEPERPFLTRSLRVPDRLIGHLLGDDTPDAALLDLLLPMPEPLPVTGDAEDFVRRLAARLHDGPLTAYLRETREGDGLAALSHVLAAAGVDALRCTGPEDHVPELLREARLGGRAVVVSGLPEKPGPLVRALTAATDVTVLMTDPRPYDPHWSPTDPLVLDAPARRAGGAPAWRAALGADADGFDLASAVAPYRLGGDRIQRAALTARALAVFDGTPVTAEHVRLAARRQSASGLERHARRIRPAVDWQDLVLPDKPLVQLRELALRARHRDRVLGDWRLSAGGGRGRGVLGLFAGESGTGKTLSAEVVAADLGLDLYVVQLSSVVDKYVGETEKNLERIFTEADRTDAVLLFDEADAVFGKRSEVKDAHDKYANMESAYLLQRLESFDGIALLTTNLRANIDEAFTRRLDLVVDFPFPDVDQRLALWRHGLSRVPSAEGIDPEPLAREFELAGGSIRSAVVTAAYLAAGRDDTVTADDLLEGARREYRKAGRLVPGEGGW, via the coding sequence GTGAACGCCCCCTACGCCCAGAGCCCGGCCGCCGCCCCCGACGCCACGGCGCCCGACGCGTCCGGCGACCCCGCCCGGGCGCTGCTCGCCCGCCTCGACGGCCTGCGGGCCCGGGTGACCGCGCTGGTCGAGGACCGCAGCGGCGACGACCCCACGGCCGACGATCCGCTGCGCGGCCTGTACCTGTCCGACGAGGCCGTCCACCACCTGCTGCGCACCTGGCCGTCCGGCGACGACGCCGGGGCCGCGGGAGCCGCCGAGCCCGGCTCCGGTCCGGCCCGCCCCGGGGACCGGCTGGCTCCGCTGGCCGGACGCGCCCGGCTGACCGAGCTGGACTCCACCGTCCTGCTCGTCGCCCTCGCCCCGGACATCGACCGCACCTTCGAGCCGCTGTACGGCTACCTCAACAACGACGTGAGCCGCCGCCGCGCCACGGTGAGTCTCGCCCTCGAACTGTGCGGGGTCCCGGCGCACTTCCAGGGGGCCCGCGCCCGCTTCCACGCCTCCGCGCCGCTGCGCGCCCTGGGCCTGCTGGAGGTGGAGGAGCCCGAACGTCCCTTCCTGACCCGTTCGCTGCGCGTCCCGGACCGGCTGATCGGCCATCTGCTGGGCGACGACACCCCGGACGCCGCGCTCCTCGACCTGCTGCTCCCGATGCCGGAGCCGCTGCCCGTCACCGGCGACGCCGAGGACTTCGTCCGCCGACTGGCCGCCCGGCTGCACGACGGCCCCCTCACCGCCTACCTGCGCGAGACACGCGAGGGTGACGGCCTGGCCGCCCTCTCCCACGTCCTGGCCGCCGCGGGCGTCGACGCGCTGCGCTGCACCGGGCCCGAGGACCACGTCCCGGAGCTGCTGCGCGAGGCCCGCCTCGGCGGCCGGGCGGTCGTGGTGTCGGGCCTGCCCGAGAAGCCGGGGCCGCTGGTGCGGGCGCTGACCGCGGCGACCGACGTGACCGTGCTGATGACCGACCCCCGCCCCTACGACCCGCACTGGTCCCCGACCGACCCGCTGGTCCTGGACGCACCGGCCCGCCGGGCCGGCGGTGCCCCCGCCTGGCGGGCCGCGCTGGGCGCCGACGCCGACGGGTTCGACCTGGCCTCGGCCGTCGCCCCGTACCGGCTGGGCGGGGACCGCATCCAGCGGGCCGCGCTCACCGCCCGCGCCCTCGCCGTCTTCGACGGCACCCCGGTCACCGCCGAACACGTCCGGCTCGCCGCCCGCCGGCAGTCCGCCTCGGGCCTGGAACGCCACGCCCGGCGGATCCGGCCCGCGGTGGACTGGCAGGACCTGGTGCTGCCCGACAAGCCGCTCGTCCAGCTCCGCGAACTGGCGCTGCGCGCCCGCCACCGCGACCGGGTGCTGGGCGACTGGCGGCTGAGCGCGGGCGGCGGACGCGGCCGGGGCGTCCTCGGCCTGTTCGCGGGCGAGTCCGGCACCGGCAAGACCCTGTCGGCGGAGGTGGTCGCGGCCGACCTGGGCCTCGACCTGTACGTGGTGCAGTTGTCGTCGGTCGTGGACAAGTACGTCGGCGAGACCGAGAAGAACCTGGAGCGGATCTTCACGGAGGCCGACCGCACCGACGCCGTGCTCCTCTTCGACGAGGCCGACGCGGTCTTCGGCAAGCGTTCCGAGGTCAAGGACGCGCACGACAAGTACGCCAACATGGAGAGCGCCTACCTGCTCCAGCGGCTGGAGTCCTTCGACGGCATCGCCCTGCTCACCACGAACCTGCGCGCCAACATCGACGAGGCGTTCACCCGGCGTCTCGACCTGGTGGTCGACTTCCCGTTCCCGGACGTCGACCAGCGTCTGGCGCTGTGGCGGCACGGCCTGTCGCGGGTCCCGTCCGCCGAGGGCATCGACCCGGAGCCGCTGGCCCGGGAGTTCGAGCTGGCCGGCGGTTCGATCCGCAGCGCCGTGGTCACCGCCGCCTACCTCGCCGCCGGGCGCGACGACACGGTGACGGCGGACGACCTCCTGGAGGGCGCCCGCCGTGAGTACCGCAAGGCCGGCCGGCTGGTCCCGGGGGAAGGCGGCTGGTGA
- a CDS encoding DUF4255 domain-containing protein, with amino-acid sequence MIHEVDEVLKALLKGGALTGSGIDVAFEAPTRDWAARRNAPVINTYLYDIREDVGRRQRGQMSVRDQDDIVVKRRRPPRWFRLSYLVTAWTKTPQDEHRLLSAALATLLPRETLPPSELPAAIGALGLSVTVTVAGTQTEARSFAEIWSALGGELKPSLDLVVTVPFPAFPDYEAGPAVTEGATVMIGGIEGDPPMSEGRSHRPHQVAAARAARKDATDRRTGRR; translated from the coding sequence GTGATCCACGAGGTGGACGAGGTCCTCAAGGCCCTCCTCAAGGGAGGGGCGTTGACGGGCTCGGGCATCGACGTGGCCTTCGAGGCGCCGACCCGCGACTGGGCGGCCCGGCGCAACGCCCCCGTGATCAACACGTACTTGTACGACATCCGTGAGGACGTGGGCCGTCGGCAGCGCGGTCAGATGTCCGTGCGCGACCAGGACGACATCGTCGTCAAGCGGCGCAGGCCGCCTCGCTGGTTCCGGTTGTCGTACCTGGTGACCGCCTGGACGAAGACGCCGCAGGACGAACACCGGCTGCTGTCGGCCGCGCTGGCGACCCTGCTGCCCCGCGAGACCCTACCCCCCTCCGAACTCCCCGCCGCGATCGGCGCGCTGGGCCTCTCGGTGACGGTGACGGTGGCCGGCACCCAGACGGAGGCCCGGTCCTTCGCCGAGATCTGGTCCGCCCTGGGCGGCGAGCTGAAGCCCTCGCTCGACCTGGTCGTGACCGTGCCCTTCCCGGCCTTCCCGGATTACGAGGCCGGGCCCGCGGTCACCGAGGGCGCGACGGTGATGATCGGCGGCATCGAGGGCGACCCGCCGATGTCCGAGGGACGCTCGCACCGGCCGCACCAGGTGGCGGCGGCCCGTGCCGCCCGCAAGGACGCGACGGACCGCCGCACGGGACGACGGTGA
- a CDS encoding aminoglycoside phosphotransferase family protein — protein MIDVPEGLAAAQAKYNGEAGRAFVEGLPVLAAGFLERWELRLDGPSMHGWAALVLPVVCRDGTEAVLKLQILDEESEGEPVALRVWDGDGAVRLLDHDAATGTMLLERLDSGRMLSHVEDSREAVLVLARLLAHLTATPAPSGLRRLGDIARRMLERTPGTLERIADPADRRLVADCAAAVREVADEPGDRLLHWDLHYENVLAADRAPWLAIDPKPLAGDPAFDLLPALDNRYNPAETRWRFDAMTDVLSLDRERARAWSLGRVLQNSLWNVEDGDPLETPQLEIGRLLRAL, from the coding sequence GTGATCGACGTACCGGAGGGGCTCGCGGCCGCGCAGGCGAAGTACAACGGGGAGGCGGGGCGTGCCTTCGTCGAGGGGCTGCCCGTGCTGGCGGCGGGGTTCCTCGAGCGGTGGGAGCTGCGGCTCGACGGGCCGTCGATGCACGGGTGGGCGGCGCTGGTGCTGCCGGTCGTGTGCCGCGACGGCACCGAGGCGGTACTGAAGCTGCAGATCCTCGACGAGGAGAGCGAGGGCGAGCCCGTCGCGCTGCGCGTGTGGGACGGGGACGGCGCGGTACGGCTGCTCGACCACGACGCCGCCACCGGCACCATGCTGTTGGAGCGGCTGGACTCCGGCCGCATGCTCAGCCACGTCGAGGACTCCCGGGAAGCCGTCCTCGTCCTCGCCCGGCTGCTCGCCCACCTCACCGCGACCCCCGCACCGTCCGGCCTGCGCCGGCTCGGGGACATCGCGCGGCGCATGCTGGAGCGGACGCCGGGGACGCTGGAGCGCATCGCGGACCCGGCGGACCGGCGGCTGGTCGCCGACTGCGCCGCCGCGGTGCGCGAGGTCGCCGACGAGCCGGGCGACCGGCTGCTGCACTGGGACCTGCACTACGAGAACGTGCTGGCCGCAGACCGCGCCCCCTGGCTCGCCATCGACCCCAAGCCGCTGGCCGGCGATCCCGCCTTCGACCTGCTGCCCGCCCTGGACAACCGCTACAACCCGGCCGAGACCCGGTGGCGCTTCGACGCCATGACCGACGTCCTCAGCCTCGACCGGGAGCGGGCCCGCGCCTGGTCCCTGGGCCGGGTGCTGCAGAACAGCCTGTGGAACGTCGAGGACGGCGATCCGCTGGAGACCCCGCAGTTGGAGATCGGGCGGCTGCTGCGCGCTCTGTGA
- a CDS encoding RICIN domain-containing protein yields the protein MSLWTSLEPASATVDPGSSTHVRLRVRNTGDVVDEYRFEPFGEVAPWMTIEPPTLRLYPGTTGTVELTFAPPRTPDAVAGPNPYAVRITPTEHPDAVTVPEGNLTITPFTEVRAELVPPTVKGRFRGRPKLAVDNLGNTKVTASVAGSDNGDHLSYELRPGNVQIEPGRAAFVETTLKPKRVIWFGAKEERPYTLAVRRSGVDPTDVEGTYVQRGFLPRWLATFFGIFVALAIAFVMIWIAYKPQVRTSATEQTQEAGVALAPSPSATPETLPSAADSPPAPPEQPAAEESKDEGGDGDGGGDGDGNGGGGGGGGKSDKEADVVPARNIMLRNATTHMCADIPGRGKGQVKGVVQQANCHEEGDNEYWHLEVRYEKGGPNGAKLFQIRNATDDLCMDLGEYGARPVGTPIAEFHCDGTKADNQLWWADKQESGHYWIRNYASKNKCLNVKGQNGGTETPLNISDCTLTDDQEWDIVRPKKG from the coding sequence GTGAGCCTTTGGACTTCCCTGGAGCCCGCGTCCGCCACCGTCGACCCCGGCAGCAGCACGCATGTGCGATTGCGGGTGCGCAACACCGGTGATGTCGTCGACGAGTACCGGTTCGAGCCGTTCGGGGAGGTGGCGCCCTGGATGACGATCGAGCCGCCGACCCTGCGGCTGTATCCGGGGACGACGGGCACGGTGGAGCTGACGTTCGCTCCGCCGAGGACGCCGGACGCGGTGGCGGGTCCGAATCCGTATGCGGTGCGGATCACGCCGACGGAGCATCCGGACGCGGTGACGGTGCCGGAGGGCAACCTCACGATCACGCCGTTCACCGAGGTGCGGGCCGAGTTGGTGCCGCCGACGGTGAAGGGCAGGTTCCGGGGGCGTCCGAAGCTGGCGGTGGACAACCTCGGCAACACGAAGGTGACGGCGTCGGTCGCGGGCAGCGACAACGGCGACCACCTGTCGTACGAGCTGCGGCCCGGCAACGTGCAGATCGAGCCCGGGCGTGCGGCGTTCGTGGAGACGACGCTGAAGCCGAAGCGGGTCATCTGGTTCGGGGCGAAGGAGGAGCGGCCGTACACGCTGGCCGTGCGCCGCTCCGGCGTCGACCCGACCGACGTGGAGGGGACGTACGTCCAGCGGGGGTTCCTGCCGCGCTGGCTCGCCACGTTCTTCGGGATCTTCGTCGCCCTGGCGATCGCGTTCGTGATGATCTGGATCGCCTACAAGCCGCAGGTCCGCACCAGCGCCACCGAGCAGACGCAGGAGGCGGGCGTCGCGCTGGCACCCAGCCCGAGCGCCACTCCCGAAACCCTGCCCAGCGCGGCCGACTCGCCCCCGGCCCCACCCGAGCAGCCGGCCGCCGAGGAGTCCAAGGACGAGGGCGGCGACGGTGACGGCGGCGGGGACGGGGACGGAAACGGCGGTGGAGGAGGCGGGGGCGGCAAGTCCGACAAGGAAGCGGACGTGGTCCCCGCCAGGAACATCATGCTGCGCAACGCCACCACCCACATGTGCGCCGACATCCCCGGCCGCGGCAAGGGCCAGGTCAAGGGAGTCGTGCAGCAGGCCAACTGCCACGAAGAGGGCGACAACGAGTACTGGCACCTCGAGGTGAGGTACGAGAAGGGCGGCCCGAACGGGGCCAAGCTCTTCCAGATCCGGAACGCCACGGACGACCTCTGCATGGACCTGGGGGAGTACGGGGCCCGTCCCGTCGGAACGCCGATCGCCGAGTTCCACTGCGACGGCACCAAGGCGGACAACCAGCTCTGGTGGGCCGACAAGCAGGAGAGCGGCCACTACTGGATCCGCAACTACGCCAGCAAGAACAAGTGCCTGAACGTGAAGGGCCAGAACGGCGGCACCGAGACCCCGCTGAACATCTCCGACTGCACCCTCACCGACGACCAGGAATGGGACATCGTCCGCCCCAAGAAGGGATGA
- a CDS encoding MFS transporter yields the protein MSGSRTGRTGGPAAPATADPHRWWGLVVIALAQLMVVLDATIVNIALPSAQRDLHMSDANRQWVITAYTLAFGGLLLLGGRIADLVGRKRTFVIGLIGFAAASAIGGAATTSVMLFGARALQGVFAAVLAPSALSLLTTTFTDPRERGKAFGIYGALAGSGSAIGFIVGGVLTEYLDWRWCLYVNIPIAIIAVIGAFALLHDRPGHADARLDVPGVILGCGGLVALVYGFSEAQPRGWTDALVLALFALSVVLLAGFVWWQNRARTPLLPLHVIRERNRAGCFLTMMLAVIGMFGLFLFMTYYLQEILGYSPVRTGLAFLPLTAAIIVGSTQISARLLPHVSPRMLMVPGMLLASGGMVILTRMTVRSEYVTEILPALLLMGLGMGLTFMPVFSTATAGVAPKDSGVTSATVNTSQQVGGSIGTALLNTIATSTSASWITAHLTDPSQRELIVREGVVHGYTVAIWVAAGVMLLAGVVAGVMVTAKAPKHGTPAERQVPEPAR from the coding sequence ATGAGTGGCTCCCGGACAGGTCGGACAGGCGGGCCGGCCGCGCCCGCGACGGCCGATCCCCACCGCTGGTGGGGGCTGGTCGTGATCGCCCTGGCCCAGCTGATGGTCGTCCTCGACGCGACGATCGTGAACATCGCGCTGCCCTCGGCACAGCGCGACCTGCACATGTCCGACGCCAACCGCCAGTGGGTGATCACCGCGTACACCCTGGCGTTCGGCGGGCTGCTGCTGCTCGGCGGGCGGATCGCGGACCTGGTGGGGCGCAAACGCACCTTCGTCATCGGGCTGATCGGCTTCGCCGCCGCCTCCGCGATCGGTGGCGCCGCCACCACGTCGGTGATGCTGTTCGGGGCCCGCGCGCTCCAGGGCGTCTTCGCCGCCGTGCTCGCGCCGTCCGCGCTGTCCCTGCTGACGACCACCTTCACCGACCCGAGGGAACGCGGGAAGGCCTTCGGCATCTACGGCGCGCTGGCCGGCAGCGGCTCCGCGATCGGCTTCATCGTCGGCGGCGTGCTCACCGAGTACCTGGACTGGCGCTGGTGCCTGTACGTCAACATCCCCATCGCGATCATCGCGGTGATCGGCGCGTTCGCCCTGCTGCACGACCGGCCCGGTCACGCCGACGCCCGTCTCGACGTGCCCGGCGTGATCCTCGGCTGCGGCGGTCTGGTCGCCCTCGTCTACGGCTTCAGCGAGGCCCAGCCGCGCGGCTGGACCGACGCGCTGGTGCTGGCCCTGTTCGCGCTGTCCGTCGTCCTCCTGGCGGGCTTCGTGTGGTGGCAGAACCGCGCGCGGACACCGCTGCTGCCGCTGCACGTCATCCGGGAGCGCAACCGCGCCGGCTGCTTCCTGACGATGATGCTGGCGGTCATCGGCATGTTCGGGCTGTTCCTGTTCATGACCTACTACCTCCAGGAGATCCTGGGTTACTCCCCCGTCCGCACCGGCCTGGCGTTCCTGCCGCTGACCGCGGCGATCATCGTGGGCTCCACCCAGATCTCGGCCCGGCTGCTGCCGCACGTGAGCCCGCGCATGCTGATGGTGCCCGGCATGCTCCTCGCCTCCGGCGGCATGGTGATCCTCACCCGGATGACGGTGCGCTCGGAGTACGTCACCGAGATCCTGCCCGCGCTGCTCCTGATGGGCCTCGGCATGGGTCTGACGTTCATGCCGGTCTTCTCCACGGCCACCGCCGGGGTCGCCCCGAAGGACTCCGGCGTGACCTCCGCGACGGTGAACACCTCGCAGCAGGTGGGCGGCTCGATCGGCACGGCGCTCCTCAACACCATCGCGACGAGCACCAGCGCGTCCTGGATCACCGCCCACCTCACCGATCCCTCCCAGCGGGAGCTGATCGTCCGGGAGGGCGTCGTCCACGGCTACACGGTCGCCATCTGGGTCGCGGCCGGCGTGATGCTGCTGGCGGGCGTCGTCGCGGGGGTGATGGTGACGGCGAAGGCGCCCAAGCACGGCACTCCGGCCGAGCGGCAGGTGCCGGAACCGGCGCGCTGA
- a CDS encoding zinc-binding dehydrogenase: MYAVRLHSFGPAENLVLDVVEDPAPGPGQVRVAVRAAGVHLLDTALREGVQGPAPALAELPTIPGREVAGLVDALGEGTPESWLGRRVVAHLGFAPGGYAALAVTDLARVHEIPANLDFAQAVAMVGTGRTAMGILQFADLGPGSVAVVPAAAGGVGTLLVQYAKNAGATVVGLAGGPDKTALVAANGADLAVDYQDPRWPARVRAHLGGRAATVVFDGVGGDVAREAVALLGPGGRHLVFGWSGTGLHDGTPYLVDGVSQQVLGPVMMERAGGADPVRTLELRALGEAAAGRLVPAVRRFPLADAAAAHRALENRGTTGKVVLEP; this comes from the coding sequence ATGTACGCCGTCCGACTGCACTCCTTCGGCCCCGCCGAGAACCTCGTCCTGGACGTGGTCGAGGACCCGGCGCCGGGCCCCGGCCAGGTCCGGGTCGCCGTCCGTGCGGCGGGCGTCCACCTCCTGGACACCGCCCTGCGCGAGGGCGTCCAGGGGCCCGCGCCCGCGCTTGCGGAGCTGCCCACGATCCCCGGCCGCGAGGTCGCCGGCCTCGTCGACGCGCTCGGGGAGGGCACGCCGGAGAGCTGGCTGGGCAGGCGCGTCGTCGCCCACCTCGGCTTCGCCCCGGGAGGCTACGCCGCACTCGCCGTGACGGACCTCGCCCGCGTCCACGAGATCCCCGCGAACCTGGACTTCGCCCAGGCCGTCGCCATGGTCGGCACGGGGCGTACGGCGATGGGGATCCTGCAGTTCGCCGACCTCGGACCCGGCTCGGTGGCCGTGGTCCCGGCTGCCGCGGGCGGCGTCGGCACGCTGCTGGTGCAGTACGCGAAGAACGCCGGCGCCACGGTGGTCGGCCTCGCGGGCGGTCCGGACAAGACCGCGCTCGTCGCCGCGAACGGCGCCGACCTCGCCGTCGACTACCAGGACCCCCGGTGGCCGGCGAGGGTCCGCGCCCACCTGGGCGGCAGGGCGGCCACCGTCGTCTTCGACGGCGTCGGCGGGGACGTCGCCCGCGAGGCGGTCGCCCTGCTCGGCCCCGGCGGCCGGCACCTGGTGTTCGGCTGGTCGGGCACGGGCCTGCACGACGGCACCCCGTACCTCGTCGACGGCGTCTCCCAGCAGGTCCTCGGCCCGGTCATGATGGAGCGGGCCGGCGGCGCCGACCCCGTGCGCACCCTCGAACTGCGGGCCCTCGGCGAGGCCGCCGCGGGCCGGCTGGTCCCGGCCGTGCGGCGCTTCCCGCTCGCCGACGCCGCCGCCGCGCACCGCGCCCTGGAGAACCGGGGGACGACCGGGAAGGTGGTCCTCGAACCATGA
- a CDS encoding helix-turn-helix transcriptional regulator, with amino-acid sequence MLNSPRNTTTSTRGSDGAVGVPDRRVPVAVSAPDPISREGAVSQLRRHPEIDLRDESGPGTVALLIEDALDDAALTRLRRIVRSEGARAVLVVGAIRESELLDVVECGVGAIVWRHEATAHRLVQAVLAASRGDGDLPADLLGRLISQVGTLHRGAAGRPGAPSLGLAPREVDVLRLVAEGLDTGEIAGKLSYSERTVKNVMHGLTTRLHLRNRAHAVAYALREGYI; translated from the coding sequence TTGCTCAACTCACCCCGGAACACCACCACATCCACCCGCGGCTCCGACGGGGCCGTCGGCGTCCCCGACCGGCGCGTCCCGGTGGCGGTGTCCGCTCCGGACCCGATCAGCCGCGAGGGCGCGGTCAGCCAGTTGCGCCGGCATCCGGAGATCGACCTGCGCGACGAGTCGGGCCCCGGCACGGTGGCCCTGCTCATCGAGGACGCGCTCGACGACGCGGCGCTCACCCGGCTGCGCCGGATCGTGCGCAGCGAGGGCGCGCGCGCCGTGCTCGTGGTCGGCGCGATCCGGGAGAGCGAACTGCTCGACGTCGTCGAGTGCGGGGTCGGCGCCATCGTCTGGCGGCACGAGGCCACCGCGCACCGGCTGGTGCAGGCCGTACTGGCCGCCTCGCGCGGCGACGGCGACCTGCCCGCGGACCTGTTGGGGCGGCTCATCAGCCAGGTCGGCACCCTGCACCGGGGCGCGGCGGGACGCCCCGGCGCCCCTTCGCTGGGCCTCGCACCCCGAGAGGTGGACGTCCTGCGGCTGGTCGCCGAGGGTCTCGACACCGGAGAGATCGCCGGCAAGTTGTCCTACTCCGAACGCACTGTGAAGAACGTGATGCACGGACTCACCACGCGGCTGCATCTGCGCAACCGCGCGCACGCCGTGGCCTATGCCCTGCGGGAAGGCTACATCTGA
- a CDS encoding RICIN domain-containing protein — protein MSLWTSLEPASATVDPGSSTRVRLRVRNTGDVVDEYRFDPVGDVSPWTTIEPPTLRLYPGTTGTVELTFAPPRTPDAVAGPNPYAVRITPTEHPDAVTVPEGNLTITPFTEVRAELVPPTVKGRFRGRPKLAVDNLGNTKVTASVAGSDNGDHLSYELRPGNVQIEPGRAAFVETTLKPRQIIWFGSKEERPYTLAVRRSGVDPTEVEGTYVQRGFLPRWLATFFGIFVALAIAFVMIWIAYKPQVRTSATEQTQQAGVALAPSPSASPELLPSTAESAPADQPQAEQPAVTQEPKDDGDGGGGDKGDGGKGGGGGDKPDPEPSLIPAQNILLRNTTSHMCAELPGREKGEINGPVQQAVCDDTDGDNQIWNLEMKYEKGGPGGAPLFQIRNIKDQFCMDLPDHGAAAVGTPVTEFHCDSDTPTDNQLWWAEKQESGAYWIRNFASNQKCLGVEGANGGALFSKMVLDDCSSVDDQEWEIIHPKKD, from the coding sequence GTGAGCCTGTGGACTTCCCTGGAGCCCGCGTCCGCGACTGTGGACCCCGGCAGTAGTACGCGTGTGCGCCTGAGGGTGCGCAATACCGGTGATGTCGTCGACGAGTACCGGTTCGATCCGGTCGGGGACGTGTCACCCTGGACGACGATCGAGCCGCCGACCCTGCGCCTGTATCCGGGGACGACGGGGACGGTGGAGCTGACCTTCGCCCCGCCGAGGACCCCCGACGCGGTGGCCGGCCCCAACCCGTACGCGGTGCGGATCACGCCGACGGAGCATCCGGACGCGGTGACGGTGCCGGAGGGCAACCTCACCATCACGCCGTTCACCGAGGTGCGGGCCGAGTTGGTGCCGCCGACGGTGAAGGGCAGGTTCCGGGGGCGTCCGAAGCTGGCGGTGGACAACCTCGGCAACACGAAGGTGACGGCGTCGGTCGCGGGCAGCGACAACGGCGACCACCTGTCGTACGAACTGCGGCCCGGCAACGTGCAGATCGAGCCCGGCCGTGCCGCGTTCGTGGAGACGACGCTCAAGCCCCGGCAGATCATCTGGTTCGGGTCCAAGGAGGAGCGGCCCTACACGCTGGCCGTGCGCCGCTCCGGCGTCGACCCGACCGAGGTCGAGGGGACATACGTCCAGCGCGGGTTCCTGCCCCGTTGGCTCGCCACGTTCTTCGGGATCTTCGTCGCCCTGGCGATCGCGTTCGTGATGATCTGGATCGCCTACAAGCCGCAGGTCCGCACCAGCGCCACCGAGCAGACGCAGCAGGCCGGGGTCGCCCTGGCGCCCAGTCCCAGCGCGTCCCCGGAACTCCTGCCCAGCACGGCCGAGTCCGCGCCCGCCGACCAGCCCCAGGCGGAGCAGCCCGCGGTCACCCAGGAGCCGAAGGACGACGGCGACGGCGGGGGTGGCGACAAGGGCGACGGCGGCAAGGGTGGCGGCGGCGGAGACAAGCCCGACCCGGAGCCCAGCCTGATCCCCGCCCAGAACATCCTGCTGCGGAACACCACCAGCCACATGTGCGCCGAACTCCCCGGCCGGGAGAAGGGCGAGATCAACGGCCCCGTCCAGCAGGCCGTCTGCGACGACACCGACGGGGACAACCAGATCTGGAACCTGGAGATGAAGTACGAGAAGGGCGGCCCCGGCGGGGCGCCGCTCTTCCAGATCCGGAACATCAAGGACCAGTTCTGCATGGACCTCCCCGACCACGGTGCCGCCGCCGTGGGGACGCCCGTCACCGAGTTCCACTGCGACAGCGACACCCCGACCGACAACCAGCTCTGGTGGGCCGAGAAGCAGGAGAGCGGGGCCTACTGGATCCGCAACTTCGCCAGCAACCAGAAGTGCCTCGGAGTGGAGGGCGCGAACGGCGGCGCCCTCTTCTCCAAGATGGTGCTCGACGACTGCAGCAGCGTCGACGACCAGGAGTGGGAGATCATCCACCCGAAGAAGGACTGA